A window of Candidatus Margulisiibacteriota bacterium genomic DNA:
CCTTTAACCTTTAAAGCGGCCAAAAGCTGGGAATTTTGCGGATCAAACCGCAACCCTTCTCGCCAGGCATCATTTGCTTCTGAATTAAGGCCAAGCTTAAGCAGGCTCTCGCCCAGATCGACCCAGGCTTTAGTCGAGTTCGGATCAAGGGCCAGCGCTTCGCGGTATGAGGCGACCGCTTCATGATATCGCTTCGCGCGATAGCGCAGATTAGCCTGATAAAGGAACTTCTTGGCCAAAGAATTGGCGACCACCCGGCTGTCAATATCGCGAGGATTAAGCTGGAGAGATTGCTTGATCGCTTCCGCGGCTGAAGAAAGATCGCCATTGGCTGAATAGCTTTTTGCCAGCCAGATATAACCTTTGATCAGCTGGGGATTGATCGTCACCGCGTCGCGGTAATACTTGATCGCGGCGGTATATTTCTTGGCTTGATAGGCCCGGAAGCCCATGTAGAAATAATCTTCGGTCGGCTCTTTTACGTAGGAGGCGGAAACCCACCCCTCTTTTCCGTCATCAAAGATCACCTTGTACCAGGGAACTTTGGAGATCCCGATCAGGATCGATCCGGTGGTCAGCTGGCGGGTCGCTTGACCGGAAACGGCGGTACAAGTTGAGGTAACAGTCAACGGCCATCCAGTCGTTTTGGCCCGCTCGCCTCGATTAACAGCAGAGAGATCACGCGGCATCCAGCTTTGCTTTTCAACAAAAAACTCAACAGTACGTTGGATCGCTCCACCGCTCTGGCCGATTATCTTATAACGAACCACATGTACCCCGACCGTCGCGGTATCCGGAAGTGAATAGGTCGTGCTCCAGGACATACTATCATTGGTGGAAAGGTTGATTGGATTGGCGGAAAAATCAAAGGTCGCCTGGACTTCTTTAACCCGCGAAGCGGTCCTAACCCCCAGTGAAATGATCTTATCGTCTTTTACTGTCTTGGGATAGATGATCGCTTCGACCCATACCAAAGACAAGCCTTCCCCAGGCTCGGTCGGCCCCGCCTTCAGGCTAATATTTTCCTTATCGCCGGAAATATCAAGGGAAAAAGCACTGCCAACGACCAGGAAAACGAAAAATATGATCAGCCAACCCTTTTTCATTCAAGCCCCCCCCCATTAATCGGTGTTAATTTGGTTTTCATCAGTATGTTAATAGGATATTGTCTA
This region includes:
- a CDS encoding tetratricopeptide repeat protein, giving the protein MKKGWLIIFFVFLVVGSAFSLDISGDKENISLKAGPTEPGEGLSLVWVEAIIYPKTVKDDKIISLGVRTASRVKEVQATFDFSANPINLSTNDSMSWSTTYSLPDTATVGVHVVRYKIIGQSGGAIQRTVEFFVEKQSWMPRDLSAVNRGERAKTTGWPLTVTSTCTAVSGQATRQLTTGSILIGISKVPWYKVIFDDGKEGWVSASYVKEPTEDYFYMGFRAYQAKKYTAAIKYYRDAVTINPQLIKGYIWLAKSYSANGDLSSAAEAIKQSLQLNPRDIDSRVVANSLAKKFLYQANLRYRAKRYHEAVASYREALALDPNSTKAWVDLGESLLKLGLNSEANDAWREGLRFDPQNSQLLAALKVKGVDPASLAENPIEVKEKKQAVPSMVADDSLRIVKDERTSKGTRVEAAIKSVISLTKSVGTPIVEKGWKIKRQGEKFLVSYLCEQNSGGLESFDWMVDVDTKRVAPHNDNARLLMSRW